From a single Nicotiana tomentosiformis chromosome 2, ASM39032v3, whole genome shotgun sequence genomic region:
- the LOC104093382 gene encoding transcription factor MYB48-like, with protein sequence MAQEEARKGPWSEQEDLQLAFYVNLFGDRRWDFLAKVSGLKRTGKSCRLRWVNYLHPGLKRGKMTPQEERLILELHSKWGNRWSRIAWKLPGRTDNEIKNYWRTHMRKKAQDDRKNKASISPSSSFSNCSSYFSSNSPDVDFMPITENNERNFYDTGGLLGVHEQSSLQNAGKKKVGDQEKGKSMKVYSMDEIWKDIELLSEENEKKNKPILPISTMWEYCPDSTLWMTDEEETKMFPQFYCLDNQDNSFFTG encoded by the exons ATGGCGCAAGAGGAAGCAAGAAAAGGTCCGTGGAGTGAACAAGAAGATCTTCAGCTAGCAttttatgtgaacttgtttggAGATCGACGATGGGATTTCTTGGCCAAAGTTTCAG GTTTGAAAAGAACAGGAAAGAGTTGCAGGTTACGTTGGGTAAATTACTTGCATCCTGGTCTTAAACGTGGCAAGATGACTCCTCAAGAAGAACGCCTTATTCTTGAACTCCACTCCAAATGGGGAAATAG ATGGTCAAGAATTGCATGGAAATTACCAGGGAGAACCGACAATGAAATCAAGAATTACTGGAGAACTCACATGAGGAAGAAGGCTCAAGATGACAGGAAAAATAAGGCTTCTATTTCTCCATCTTCATCTTTCTCCAACTGTTCATCTTATTTCTCTTCCAACAGTCCTGATGTGGACTTTATGCCCATTACCGAAAACAACGAAAGAAACTTCTACGATACTGGTGGATTGTTGGGTGTGCATGAACAAAGTAGTCTGCAAAATGCAGGGAAAAAGAAAGTTGGTGATCAAGAGAAAGGGAAAAGCATGAAGGTGTACTCTATGGATGAAATTTGGAAAGATATTGAATTATTATCagaagaaaatgagaaaaaaaataaaccaatTTTGCCAATATCAACTATGTGGGAATATTGCCCAGATAGTACTCTATGGATGACTGatgaagaagaaactaagatGTTTCCTCAGTTTTATTGCTTGGACAACCAGGATAACTCATTTTTTACTGGCTAA